Proteins encoded in a region of the Phacochoerus africanus isolate WHEZ1 chromosome 8, ROS_Pafr_v1, whole genome shotgun sequence genome:
- the ECHDC2 gene encoding enoyl-CoA hydratase domain-containing protein 2, mitochondrial isoform X3: protein MLRTLASALRPPRRWRPLEKTRGCASSPADAGREIQVRALAGLDQGITEILMNRPSARNALGNVFVSQLLEALAQLREDRHVRVLIFRSGVKGVFCAGADLKEREQMSEAEVGVFVQRLRGLMNEIAFPAPTIAAMDGFALGGGLELALACDLRVAAASSAVMGLIETTRGLLPGAGGTQRLPRCLGVALAKELIFTGRRLSGMQAQALGLVNHAVAQNEEGNAAYHRALALAQEILPQAPIAVRLGKLAIDRGIEVDIASGMAIEGICYAQNIPTRDRLEGMAAFREKRTPKFVGE from the exons ATGCTGCGCACCCTGGCGAGCGCCCTGCGCCCGCCGCGCCGCTGGAGGCCCCTGGAGAAGACTCGCGGCTGCGCCTCCAGCCCTGCGGATGCGGGTCGCGAGATCCAAGTGCGCGCTCTGGCGGGTCTCGACCAAG GAATCACTGAGATTCTGATGAACAGACCGAGCGCCCGAAATGCCCTGGGGAACGTCTTTGTCAGCCAG CTGCTGGAAGCCCTGGCCCAGCTGCGGGAGGACCGGCACGTGCGCGTCCTCATCTTCAGAAGTGGAGTGAAGGGTGTATTCTGCGCAG gtgcagacctgaaGGAGCGGGAGCAGATGAGTGAGGCGGAGGTGGGGGTCTTTGTGCAGCGGCTCCGAGGCCTGATGAATGAGATTG CCTTCCCTGCGCCCACCATCGCAGCTATGGATGGGTTTGCCTTGGGCGGAGGCCTGGAACTTGCCCTGGCCTGTGACCTCCGAGTGGCAG CAGCTTCCTCAGCTGTCATGGGGCTGATCGAGACCACCCGAGGGCTCCTCCCGGGAGCAG GGGGCACTCAGAGGCTGCCTCGATGCCTGGGCGTGGCCCTGGCGAAGGAGCTCATCTTCACAGGCCGACGACTGAGTGGGATGCAGGCCCAGGCTCTGGGGCTGGTGAACCATGCTGTGGCCCAGAACGAGGAGGGCAACGCCGCCTACCACCGGGCTCTAGCACTGGCCCAGGAGATCCTGCCCCAG GCTCCCATTGCTGTGCGGCTGGGCAAACTAGCTATTGACCGAGGAATAGAG GTGGACATTGCATCAGGGATGGCCATTGAAGGGATATGCTATGCCCAG
- the ECHDC2 gene encoding enoyl-CoA hydratase domain-containing protein 2, mitochondrial isoform X2, producing the protein MLRTLASALRPPRRWRPLEKTRGCASSPADAGREIQVRALAGLDQGITEILMNRPSARNALGNVFVSQLLEALAQLREDRHVRVLIFRSGVKGVFCAGADLKEREQMSEAEVGVFVQRLRGLMNEIAAFPAPTIAAMDGFALGGGLELALACDLRVAASSAVMGLIETTRGLLPGAGGTQRLPRCLGVALAKELIFTGRRLSGMQAQALGLVNHAVAQNEEGNAAYHRALALAQEILPQAPIAVRLGKLAIDRGIEVDIASGMAIEGICYAQNIPTRDRLEGMAAFREKRTPKFVGE; encoded by the exons ATGCTGCGCACCCTGGCGAGCGCCCTGCGCCCGCCGCGCCGCTGGAGGCCCCTGGAGAAGACTCGCGGCTGCGCCTCCAGCCCTGCGGATGCGGGTCGCGAGATCCAAGTGCGCGCTCTGGCGGGTCTCGACCAAG GAATCACTGAGATTCTGATGAACAGACCGAGCGCCCGAAATGCCCTGGGGAACGTCTTTGTCAGCCAG CTGCTGGAAGCCCTGGCCCAGCTGCGGGAGGACCGGCACGTGCGCGTCCTCATCTTCAGAAGTGGAGTGAAGGGTGTATTCTGCGCAG gtgcagacctgaaGGAGCGGGAGCAGATGAGTGAGGCGGAGGTGGGGGTCTTTGTGCAGCGGCTCCGAGGCCTGATGAATGAGATTG CAGCCTTCCCTGCGCCCACCATCGCAGCTATGGATGGGTTTGCCTTGGGCGGAGGCCTGGAACTTGCCCTGGCCTGTGACCTCCGAGTGGCAG CTTCCTCAGCTGTCATGGGGCTGATCGAGACCACCCGAGGGCTCCTCCCGGGAGCAG GGGGCACTCAGAGGCTGCCTCGATGCCTGGGCGTGGCCCTGGCGAAGGAGCTCATCTTCACAGGCCGACGACTGAGTGGGATGCAGGCCCAGGCTCTGGGGCTGGTGAACCATGCTGTGGCCCAGAACGAGGAGGGCAACGCCGCCTACCACCGGGCTCTAGCACTGGCCCAGGAGATCCTGCCCCAG GCTCCCATTGCTGTGCGGCTGGGCAAACTAGCTATTGACCGAGGAATAGAG GTGGACATTGCATCAGGGATGGCCATTGAAGGGATATGCTATGCCCAG
- the ECHDC2 gene encoding enoyl-CoA hydratase domain-containing protein 2, mitochondrial isoform X1 — MLRTLASALRPPRRWRPLEKTRGCASSPADAGREIQVRALAGLDQGITEILMNRPSARNALGNVFVSQLLEALAQLREDRHVRVLIFRSGVKGVFCAGADLKEREQMSEAEVGVFVQRLRGLMNEIAAFPAPTIAAMDGFALGGGLELALACDLRVAAASSAVMGLIETTRGLLPGAGGTQRLPRCLGVALAKELIFTGRRLSGMQAQALGLVNHAVAQNEEGNAAYHRALALAQEILPQAPIAVRLGKLAIDRGIEVDIASGMAIEGICYAQNIPTRDRLEGMAAFREKRTPKFVGE; from the exons ATGCTGCGCACCCTGGCGAGCGCCCTGCGCCCGCCGCGCCGCTGGAGGCCCCTGGAGAAGACTCGCGGCTGCGCCTCCAGCCCTGCGGATGCGGGTCGCGAGATCCAAGTGCGCGCTCTGGCGGGTCTCGACCAAG GAATCACTGAGATTCTGATGAACAGACCGAGCGCCCGAAATGCCCTGGGGAACGTCTTTGTCAGCCAG CTGCTGGAAGCCCTGGCCCAGCTGCGGGAGGACCGGCACGTGCGCGTCCTCATCTTCAGAAGTGGAGTGAAGGGTGTATTCTGCGCAG gtgcagacctgaaGGAGCGGGAGCAGATGAGTGAGGCGGAGGTGGGGGTCTTTGTGCAGCGGCTCCGAGGCCTGATGAATGAGATTG CAGCCTTCCCTGCGCCCACCATCGCAGCTATGGATGGGTTTGCCTTGGGCGGAGGCCTGGAACTTGCCCTGGCCTGTGACCTCCGAGTGGCAG CAGCTTCCTCAGCTGTCATGGGGCTGATCGAGACCACCCGAGGGCTCCTCCCGGGAGCAG GGGGCACTCAGAGGCTGCCTCGATGCCTGGGCGTGGCCCTGGCGAAGGAGCTCATCTTCACAGGCCGACGACTGAGTGGGATGCAGGCCCAGGCTCTGGGGCTGGTGAACCATGCTGTGGCCCAGAACGAGGAGGGCAACGCCGCCTACCACCGGGCTCTAGCACTGGCCCAGGAGATCCTGCCCCAG GCTCCCATTGCTGTGCGGCTGGGCAAACTAGCTATTGACCGAGGAATAGAG GTGGACATTGCATCAGGGATGGCCATTGAAGGGATATGCTATGCCCAG
- the ECHDC2 gene encoding enoyl-CoA hydratase domain-containing protein 2, mitochondrial isoform X4 — MLRTLASALRPPRRWRPLEKTRGCASSPADAGREIQVRALAGLDQGITEILMNRPSARNALGNVFVSQLLEALAQLREDRHVRVLIFRSGVKGVFCAGADLKEREQMSEAEVGVFVQRLRGLMNEIAAFPAPTIAAMDGFALGGGLELALACDLRVAGGTQRLPRCLGVALAKELIFTGRRLSGMQAQALGLVNHAVAQNEEGNAAYHRALALAQEILPQAPIAVRLGKLAIDRGIEVDIASGMAIEGICYAQNIPTRDRLEGMAAFREKRTPKFVGE, encoded by the exons ATGCTGCGCACCCTGGCGAGCGCCCTGCGCCCGCCGCGCCGCTGGAGGCCCCTGGAGAAGACTCGCGGCTGCGCCTCCAGCCCTGCGGATGCGGGTCGCGAGATCCAAGTGCGCGCTCTGGCGGGTCTCGACCAAG GAATCACTGAGATTCTGATGAACAGACCGAGCGCCCGAAATGCCCTGGGGAACGTCTTTGTCAGCCAG CTGCTGGAAGCCCTGGCCCAGCTGCGGGAGGACCGGCACGTGCGCGTCCTCATCTTCAGAAGTGGAGTGAAGGGTGTATTCTGCGCAG gtgcagacctgaaGGAGCGGGAGCAGATGAGTGAGGCGGAGGTGGGGGTCTTTGTGCAGCGGCTCCGAGGCCTGATGAATGAGATTG CAGCCTTCCCTGCGCCCACCATCGCAGCTATGGATGGGTTTGCCTTGGGCGGAGGCCTGGAACTTGCCCTGGCCTGTGACCTCCGAGTGGCAG GGGGCACTCAGAGGCTGCCTCGATGCCTGGGCGTGGCCCTGGCGAAGGAGCTCATCTTCACAGGCCGACGACTGAGTGGGATGCAGGCCCAGGCTCTGGGGCTGGTGAACCATGCTGTGGCCCAGAACGAGGAGGGCAACGCCGCCTACCACCGGGCTCTAGCACTGGCCCAGGAGATCCTGCCCCAG GCTCCCATTGCTGTGCGGCTGGGCAAACTAGCTATTGACCGAGGAATAGAG GTGGACATTGCATCAGGGATGGCCATTGAAGGGATATGCTATGCCCAG